The genomic segment TGAATCGGGTAAAGGGAAATCTCTTGAACAGTGTATGGCAGAGTTGAACGTTGGAACGGTTAGCCAGCTAGAGCGTGTCGCTCAGTTGGACGAAGAGCGCCGTCAGTGCCTATACAATGTTGAAGCCGTTGAGGGTTACGAAGATCTTAACGATCCTCTGATGGATATGCCATACAACTGGCAGTGGAAATCAACTTTCTGGAAAACGGCCCCTGAGGGCTGGCAAGCACCAGACTTACCTGCGGATGCAGGGCAGGCTATGATCCTGAAAAGTGCTGAAACAGGGCTTGCGGTATCAAGCGAGTCAGGCCTGGAGAATCATGCCAGACTTAAGGCCAGTGGCAATACAGCTGTTGAATTCATCAGTGTGACTGGTAAAAACCAGCAAGTGTATTTTCGTGCCAGGGAAAATGCAGAGCTGTTCCTGAGCTACAGTGCCTCTTCAAGTGGCTATGTAAAGCTGTGGGATTCTGCAAAAGACTCGGGGTTTGATCTAATTGATCAAGGTGGAGTGTGGAATCTTAAAAACACACGCTGGGAGCAATATGTCTGGCTTGATAGCAGCTCGCAGCAACTGCACCTGAACCGTCATGGTAAGGCCGGTAATGACAATGCAAAGTGGGTGATAGAACAACGTTAAAGACATACGGCTTGCCACACTTATGGCGCTTCAGAGCAAAGTGCCATAAGTGGGCTTTTTGACATTCCCAAGGCTGCATTGATATTCTTTACAGTAGGGAACATCAGAAGGAGTACCAGATGTTTTTATTCTCTGAAAAGAAAAACACCATTAAATCAATAGCATTACGTCTTCCAGTTTTACTCGTAGAGTCCTACACCAGACAAGCTAACTACTCTGTAGATCAGGTTAAAGAGATTTTTGCTCATGCCTTTGACAATGATGACAATCAGATTTATGCCTTTGCAATGTTTTGCTCCAGGGACGATTTCGATGCGCTTCAGACGGAGTTTAACTATACCGATTTGCGGGCTGAGGTCGGCAAGCACTGCTTTGATGACTGGCCAAGGTTTAACTTTGAGTCGTTGCTAACTTATGCTCGCAGCTACTGCAGTGACAGCGGTTTTAGTGCTGGCGTTGAAGGTGACTTCTGTGGTGGGGGAGAAGGAGGTGGCGATTAGCGTGATAATGTTTTGTGTTTGCAGTTTAACGAAACGGTTGTGAATGTCGGCTAAAACAGGGCCCGCCAGAGTCAAAATAGGGCAGGCCTGATTCGATTGATGCTTTAATCAGAAGTACAAATAGGAGTCGCAGTGGCACTGCGGGTCATCTTTAAGTTCGTCAATATGTACGTCGACTTTACTTTGTGAGCGCGCATCATAAATGGTCACCATATTATGCTGCTTGTCCACGCTGAGCACCTCGACCGGGTGTTTGTGATACTCAACCCATTCTCCATTGCGGACATCTTCAATATTCATCTTTTCTACCTCATTAGTCAGTGAACCTGTGCAAAGAGTCATGATTATATTGTTGTAATAAAGAGTTTAGTGATAAAAACGAAAAAGCCCAAGCATAGTGCCTGGGCTGTCTGGCTTTCAGGGAGTTAGAAGCTGTAACTTACACTGAATTTCACACTGCGCGGCATAATATAGCGACCGTTTGGTGCGTCGGCATTACGGGGGTCACCTTCGGTGATACCTTGCTCGTCGGTCAGGTTGTCTATCGAGACCATCAGTTTTACCTGCTCAGTTGGCTCTAAGGTAAAGCCCAGGTCAAACTTTTCGTAGCCATCCAGCACCACAGTGTTTTCATTGTTGCCGTAACGGTCATCTACGGCAGAAACTGTGCCATATACAGTAGCGAACATATCACCCAACTCAAATTCATAGCTAGGTGTGACACGTACTTGCCAGGCTGGCTGACGCTGTGCTTCGTTGCCTACATTGTCGGGACTTTCTGTGATTTCGGTTTTCTGCCATGTGGCATTCATGTTGACACTAAAACCAGAGCTATGATTGAAGTTATAATCGACCTCAATACCCAAGGCTTCGTTAGTCAGGATCTCTGCAGGGTCGCCTGGTTTTCTGACGAAAGTATCACCCTGTACTTCGTTGGCAAATAAAGTCGCGAACAGATCGCTGCTTTCACCCATGTATTTGTAGCCAATTTCTGCCTGTGTTACTTCTTTGATCAGACGTTCGCCGTTCTGGTAGGCACCATAGTTGTCGCGGAAGTCGTCAAAGTAAGGCATTTTATAGCCTTTGTTCATACGCGCGAATACACCGCTTTGGTCGTCCAGTTTAAAGTCAGCGCCCAGAGTCCAGGAAGTTTTGCGTTCATCATAAGTAACAAACTTGTCGATAGTGCCGTCAAGACCTTCATCAACTGAGTAGTCTACTTCGTGTTTTTCGCTGCGTAAGCCCAGATCCAGAGTGAGCGTATCTGTGGCGCGATAGCTGTGTGTGGTATAGAACGCCACTGTGGTTGCATCGCCGGTACTATTGATATCGTAATTGAAACCACAGCCGTCATCGCTGCTGTTACAGTCGATGCCATTAAGGGCCTCACCGCCTGCCGTCAAAACATGGTAAGCAGAGTTACCCAGGCTCCACCAGTCTTTTGCAGAGGTGGTTGCTGTGTAAATACCAAATGCGCTGTTAACCTGTGAAAATTCTTTACTGATGGCTAAGTCATTGGTGAAGGCATCAATCTCTTTAAGCACAACCCAGCGGCCATAGTTTTGTACCATGGTATTGCCGTCGTAGACAGTTCCAGTCACTGAGCCTACTGCACTTGCGCCATTGTCTGCCACGCTTGCCAGGTTAGTTGCTGCGCCATCGGGCACCAGGCCATAGGTATTGGCATCGCCCTGGGTCAGGCTAAAGCGGTCGATCAGCTGCCAGCCATTAGGTAATTCGAGTTTCAGGCTACCGCCGGAGACGTGACCTTTCCAGCCACGACCTTCGCCCAGGTCAATCTCCATATCCTGCCCTGCAACGTGGATGCTTGCCTGACGGTTAAGTGTACCCAACTGAGTAAAGCCAGCATCCACGCCATCAACATTTAGCGGTGTCGGCAGATACCAGGCGCCGGTGTCATCGGTTTGGCGGGTGTAAACATTAAACTCACCCTTATCAAACTCTTTGGTCAGGTTAATAGTAAACTGATGACCTTTTTCGGAGGTAAAGCCTGCGTCACGGATTCCTGAGGAACGTTTTGCGTAGCCGCCGATCATGTAATAGAAATCGTCGCTGAGTTCACCGCTTAACACGCCGTCAATACGCTGAAGCCCGTAGTCAGAAGTGGTGTATTTAACTGTGCCTTCCGTTTCTTCTGAGCCACGCTTAAGGTGGAAGTTTGTGGTCAGACCCGGCTGACCATTTGATACAACCGGGTTTGGACCGCCGCGCAGGCCTTCCATACGCGCAATGGTTTCATCAAGACGGAATATTGATGAGTTTTCTAAAAATGATAAAGTGGGTGCCGGATAAATCGGTGTACCTTGCAGGCTCACTGTCAAAAAAGGCGCATCGCCGCCGCCTGGAAATCCGCGCACGAATACATTGGCCCCTGACTCTCCGCCTGAACTTTCGACCCAGATCCCAGGCACCGACTTAAGCAGATCTGCTGTGCTTTTCGGCGCTAAACGTTCAATTTGTACGGCATCGACGTTGGTAACCGCAAAGCTGGCGTCCAGCTTACGAATACCCGCACCACCTGGTGTACCAGATACAATGATGGTTTCGACTTTTTTGTCTTGCTTCGCGTCTTGTTGCTCTGCGTACGCTGTACCCGATACCGTAATTGCGGCTGCCACCGCTGATGCGATTAGAGAATATTTGTTGCCTAGGTTCACAGGAACTGCCCCCTTGGTTGTCATATGTGTTGTCAGTGTTTGCATAGCATTGTCTATGCATGCTCTTTGCTATTGTTATGCGCCGCCAATTGCCTGTTAGTTCGGCTTTGGGCCCCAAAATCATTCTGTGAATGGATAAGTGGAAGCGTCAGGTTGCACGCGGCGTCATTTTAAAATAGAACTTTATGCAAACGTTTGCAATAGGGGGTTAGCAACTTTTTCCCGACTTTATTGCAAACTGGTTACTGGACGGATGAGTGACAGTTCACGCAGAGAAAAGGTGCGACAGGTAAGCAGACGCTGCGCTATAATGCCAAGTCAGAGCATTGACTCTGTCTTAAAAATCAATATATTCAATTTGTTACAATAGCTCTTTGGTGGTGCGTTATACATGCAGTCAAAAAAAATGAAACTGGCGGATCTGGCAAAGTTGGCGGGCGTGTCTACGTCAACGGCATCCCGGGCGCTGAATAATAATCCGCTGATTAAGGAAGAAACCCGCAATAAGTTGCAGGCGCTGGCTAAAAAGCACAACTTTAGCCTCAATGCGGCGGCCAGCCGCCTTAGATTACAAAAAACCAATGTGATTGCGGTATTAATTAACTTTGATGCTGAAACGGAGCAATCAATCGACGATCCGTTTTTGCTTAAAGTGGTCAGTGACATTAATCTGGCGGTTAATCGCCAGGGCTACGAACTTTTGCTGTCTAACTCGTATATGGCAGGTGACGACTGGCACGGGTACTTTATTGATGGTCGTCGGGCCGATGGCGTGATAGTGGTCGGTCAGGGGAAGCAGCAGGCACGCATCGAACGTGCCGCCAGCGAGGGCACCCCTCTGGTCGTATGGGGTGATCCCAAAACACAGGGAGAGTATGCCATTGTCGGGAGCGATAATTATCTGGCTGGCTGTACCGCGACCCGACACTTGCTGGACAGGGGAGCTCGACGCTTGCTATTTATGGGCGATCCTGCCCATGCAGAGTTGGCAGAGCGCTACCGCGGGTTTTGCGATCAAATCAGTAAAGAGCCGGAGGCTTCGGCTTCACTATTGAAAATCGACATCACCAGTTTGGCGGCGTATGAGGTGATTAATCAGACTTTGCTGAGCGAAGGACTGAGCTTTGATGGTATTTTTGCTTGCAGTGATATGGTTGCCCTGGGCGCAATGAAAGCCCTTAAAGAGCGTTATGTCAGCATTCCCAATGATGTGCGACTGGTCGGGTTTGATGATATAGCGATGGCAGATATCAGCTCGCCTTCACTGACCACCATCAAACAGAATACCCGTCTGGCAGGGCAAGTGTTGGTAGATAAGCTTCTGGCGCAGTTAAAGGGCGATAAGCCTGATTCTGCCCAACTGGATGTTGAACTGGTCATGCGTCAGTCAAGCTGATTACGGCCGTTGACTCTGTAAACAAACTGAGCAATTTTTTTTACTTTAGAATTGCAAACGATTGCAAAAATGAATTCCCGCGGCTAGACTGACTGTTATTGAATAGTTACAGAGTCATCCTATGAAGCACACCAGAGTCGTGCTGGCCATGGCGGCCTGCTACTTTTTGTTTGCGATTTTACTCAACAGTGTCGGCACCGTCATTTTGCAGGCGATCAACACCTTTGCAGTGTCAAAAGCCCAGGCTGCCAGCCTGGAAGGGTTTAAAGATATCCCCATTGCTATTGTGTCGTTTCTTGTTGCCTCGTTTATTCCCAGGATCGGTTATCGCTTAGCGTTATTAGGCGCTTTGTTTGTGGTTGCGGTTATGTGTTTGCTAACGCCTGTACTGGGGGCTTTCTGGGCTTTAAAAGCCTTATTTGCAAGCGTTGGCTGTGCATTTGCGATAGTCAAAGTAACGGTTTACGCGTTAATAGGTCAGGTAACAGACGATGCAAAGGGGCACTCGAGTTTGCTTAACACCATTGAAGGCCTGTTTATGGTTGGGGTACTCAGTGGTTACTGGATCTTTGCCGCGATTATCGGCGAGCAGGCTGATTCACTGGCATGGCTCAATGTCTATTACCTGCTGGGCGCACTGACCCTGGTGACCGCATTGTTAGTGATCAGTGCACCCATGAAGAAGCCCCAATACAGCAAAGAGCAGCCATTAAAAGACGAATTTTTAGGCATGCTGAAACTGGCCTATCAGCCTCTGGTATTGGTTTTTGTGTTATCGGCGTTTTTATATGTGTTAATTGAGCAGGGCGTAGGCACCTGGCTGCCGACTTTTAACAATCAGGTACTGAATTTGCCAGTGGATATCGCGGTGCAGCTGACCAGTATTTTTGCAGCCAGTCTGGCCATTGGGCGTTTGCTGGCCGGTCAGTTACTCAAGCATATCCATTGGTACAAGCTGCTAAATGTGTGTTTAGTTGGTATGGCGGCGCTGGTATTGCTGACCTTACCTATGACGGAAAATCTACATCCAAAAGAAGTGAACAGTTTGTTTGAAGCGCCGCTGGCAGCCTACCTTATGCCTTTAATTGGACTACTGATGGCACCTATTTATCCGGTGATCAACTCGGTAATGCTGAGCAGCCTGGATGAACGTCAGCATGCACCAATGACAGGTCTTATTGTGGTGTTTTCGGCTCTGGGCGGCACAACTGGCTCATTAATTACCGGGTTTGTTTTTGAATACATTGGTGGTCAGCAGGCGTTTTATCTGTCTTTGATCCCCATGAGCGGCATCGCCGTCACGTTATTTTTGTTTAAGCGACGCGCACAGGCACAGACCAGCGCTTGCGCACTCTAGGAGTTACAGATGCAGTTTGAACAATCAAACTTGTTTAAAGCGGTGCAGATGCAGGGCATTTTTTCGGATAGTAAACAGTTTGCAGATGCTATTCCAAAACAGAGCTGGGAGCAGGCCTGTGCGCTGTATGACAGCGAATGCCCTCAAGATCTGACTGAGTTTGTCGCACGTCATTTTGATTTTGCGCCACAGCCAGAACTGACTGAACTCCATGCTACCTCGGTCAAAGACTATATCGACCAGCTATGGCAACGCCTGGCGCGTGACCCACAGACGGGCAATGTGTCGTCATTGCTTGATTTGCCCGCGAGCTATACGGTTCCGGGTGGCCGCTTTAACGAAATATATTACTGGGACAGTTATTTTACGGCTTTGGGCCTGATGGATGCCGGCCACGTCGAGCAAGTGTCGAATATGCTGGATAACTTTGTCAGTCTTATTGAGCGTATTGGTCATGTGCCAAATGGTAACCGCAGCTACTACACCAGTCGATCACAGCCGCCAGTGACAGCATTGATGGTGTCTTTACTTTGGCAATCGCATCATCAGGATAAGACATGGCTAAGTAAAGTGACTGATGCGCTGCAAAAGGAGCACAGCTTTTGGATGGCTGACAGCGACCAGCTGAATGATGAACTGACTGAAAGCCGCAGAGTCGTGCGTATGCCTTGTGGCGGGGTAATGAATCGCTTCTGGGATGACTGCGCACAGCCAAGGCCTGAGTCCTACAAAGAGGATATTGAGTCGGCCAGTATGCTGGAGCCTGAATATCGCGCATTGTTTTATCGTAACATTCGCGCCGCCTGTGAGTCTGGCTGGGATTTCAGCAGTCGCTGGTTGGATGACCCTGAGCAACTATGCAGTATTAATACGGTTCAGCGCATACCTGTTGACCTCAATGCCCTGTTACAACAGTTGGAGTGGCAACTCAGCGAATGTTACGCAGCACTCGGTAACAGCCCTCAAAGCACCCACTATTTGCAACTATCCCAGCAACGTAAACGGCTTATTCAGGCCTATTTATGGGACAAAGAGCAAGGTTGGTTTATGGATTACCATATTGCTTTAAAAACGCGCAGTCAGGTGATGTCACTGGCTGGAGTGGTACCTATGTTTTTGGGACTTGCAAGTCAGTCTCAGGCGGAGTCTATGACACAGCGGCTGGAGCTGGACTTTCTAAAAGCCGGGGGCTGGTGACCACGCTAACCAATACAGCGCAACAGTGGGATAGCCCAAATGGCTGGGCACCCTTACAATGGTTTGCCGTGAAAGGCATGTTGAATTACGGCTATGTGAAGCTGGCGGTCACAGTGGCCAGACGATGGCTTGCTATGCTGGAGCGCGACTTTGAGCAACACGCTTGCCTGCTGGAAAAGTATAACGTGGTTGAACCTGGTGTACGCGCAGGTGGCGGTGAATATCTGGTACAGCAAGGCTTCGGCTGGACCAATGGGGTGACCAGCCGCTTATATCGTTTACTGGAAGATTAGCGTTCACGGGTCATGATGTGGCGGCTGTCATGACCCGTTTTACTTGCTCAATCCATAAATACAATGCGCACAATAATGGCGACCAGAACAATAACAAACAGTACAAACTCAAGTTTGTAAACGATTGATTTAGCTTCTCTCTCCGCCTTGTTTTTGGCAATTTCCTTCTTTATATTAGTTTGCTCTGGGTGCTTCTTTTCATAAGCCTGATTTGCTTTCTCGGCAAATTTTTTACGTTTGTCAGCGCTAAGCGCCTTATTCATAGCGGCACCATGATCAGAAACATGACCTTTGGCTGTGCGCCTTGGGGGGGCGGGCATGGAAACCTCCTGAATTAGCATTTAAAGTTAAAACTAATTCGCATACATAGAAACCATTCTTGAGATGCTTAAATCATGGGCGATAGCCAGGCAAAATTGACTCTTTAGTTGCGCTAAGTTGAGAAAACCTTAACAGTCGGCAATCAGTTTATTCTCCCAAGTTGGTAATGTGTTTATGCTTACCAATATAAGTATAGCCACAGATGCAAAAGACTGGCAGCAAACCTCGCTGCCAGGGGAAATAAGAGACGCTGCCAAATGAACCAGTTCACGGCAGGCAGGTCAAAATCTATAGGTTTGTGCAATATTTGTACATTACAGCACATTACAGGTTAAACAGGAGGTGAGGCTGGTGACTCAATTAGCAAAACAACTCTTCGTTGGTTTGTGTATGGCTATCGTCTTGAATTTGACCGGATGTAAGGATCCACTTCAGGATAATGACACTCAATTGGTCAATTTAGAGCAAAGTGGGGCTCAAGGTCAGTTTTCTGCTGACGGTCGTTATGCCGTCTTGCATGACCCCGGAGATAAACTTGCCGTTTTTGACGTCGCAACGCAACTGCGTTTGTTTCAGCTAGCCGATCTTGTCCCCGTAAGCGATGCTAAAAAGGGCAATATTCTGGCATTCAGTCTCAGTGAAGATAACACACAACTCGCCATCGGCTTTCGCCAGCTGGTCGAGTTGTGGGATATTGAACAAGGAAAGCTTGTTGGAACCTACACGGTTCACCCTACCGATGAGCTGGCAAAAGTGTCAGCACTGCGTTTATATACCCGCCCACACCACCTATTGGTTGGACTAAACGACGGGACCTTTAATTTACTTGATCTTGAAAATCAGCTGGTTAAAAAAGCCAAGCTTCATGATAGCAAAGTGATACATGTTGCTAAGAGTGCACAGGGCCAGACTCTGTTGAGTGCAGGTCACGATGGTCAGGTACTGCTGTTTGATAGCCACACCCTTGCGACAAAGCGTGGCTTTTCGTTTGAGCGCCGTATAACCAGCATTGCACAGAGCCATGATAATACAAGACTATTTGCGTCCGATGCACTTAATGAGCAGCGTATCTTCTCGCTTTATTCTGGCACAGAGTATGATATTAGTCTGAGTTATCCTGAGCGTTTCAGGTGGTTTCGAGCCGCAGCATTTAGTGACGATGAGCGTTATTTAGCGACCGGATCT from the Pseudoalteromonas sp. R3 genome contains:
- a CDS encoding DUF6559 family protein, whose translation is MFLFSEKKNTIKSIALRLPVLLVESYTRQANYSVDQVKEIFAHAFDNDDNQIYAFAMFCSRDDFDALQTEFNYTDLRAEVGKHCFDDWPRFNFESLLTYARSYCSDSGFSAGVEGDFCGGGEGGGD
- a CDS encoding TonB-dependent receptor codes for the protein MTVSGTAYAEQQDAKQDKKVETIIVSGTPGGAGIRKLDASFAVTNVDAVQIERLAPKSTADLLKSVPGIWVESSGGESGANVFVRGFPGGGDAPFLTVSLQGTPIYPAPTLSFLENSSIFRLDETIARMEGLRGGPNPVVSNGQPGLTTNFHLKRGSEETEGTVKYTTSDYGLQRIDGVLSGELSDDFYYMIGGYAKRSSGIRDAGFTSEKGHQFTINLTKEFDKGEFNVYTRQTDDTGAWYLPTPLNVDGVDAGFTQLGTLNRQASIHVAGQDMEIDLGEGRGWKGHVSGGSLKLELPNGWQLIDRFSLTQGDANTYGLVPDGAATNLASVADNGASAVGSVTGTVYDGNTMVQNYGRWVVLKEIDAFTNDLAISKEFSQVNSAFGIYTATTSAKDWWSLGNSAYHVLTAGGEALNGIDCNSSDDGCGFNYDINSTGDATTVAFYTTHSYRATDTLTLDLGLRSEKHEVDYSVDEGLDGTIDKFVTYDERKTSWTLGADFKLDDQSGVFARMNKGYKMPYFDDFRDNYGAYQNGERLIKEVTQAEIGYKYMGESSDLFATLFANEVQGDTFVRKPGDPAEILTNEALGIEVDYNFNHSSGFSVNMNATWQKTEITESPDNVGNEAQRQPAWQVRVTPSYEFELGDMFATVYGTVSAVDDRYGNNENTVVLDGYEKFDLGFTLEPTEQVKLMVSIDNLTDEQGITEGDPRNADAPNGRYIMPRSVKFSVSYSF
- a CDS encoding substrate-binding domain-containing protein — protein: MQSKKMKLADLAKLAGVSTSTASRALNNNPLIKEETRNKLQALAKKHNFSLNAAASRLRLQKTNVIAVLINFDAETEQSIDDPFLLKVVSDINLAVNRQGYELLLSNSYMAGDDWHGYFIDGRRADGVIVVGQGKQQARIERAASEGTPLVVWGDPKTQGEYAIVGSDNYLAGCTATRHLLDRGARRLLFMGDPAHAELAERYRGFCDQISKEPEASASLLKIDITSLAAYEVINQTLLSEGLSFDGIFACSDMVALGAMKALKERYVSIPNDVRLVGFDDIAMADISSPSLTTIKQNTRLAGQVLVDKLLAQLKGDKPDSAQLDVELVMRQSS
- a CDS encoding MFS transporter, with amino-acid sequence MKHTRVVLAMAACYFLFAILLNSVGTVILQAINTFAVSKAQAASLEGFKDIPIAIVSFLVASFIPRIGYRLALLGALFVVAVMCLLTPVLGAFWALKALFASVGCAFAIVKVTVYALIGQVTDDAKGHSSLLNTIEGLFMVGVLSGYWIFAAIIGEQADSLAWLNVYYLLGALTLVTALLVISAPMKKPQYSKEQPLKDEFLGMLKLAYQPLVLVFVLSAFLYVLIEQGVGTWLPTFNNQVLNLPVDIAVQLTSIFAASLAIGRLLAGQLLKHIHWYKLLNVCLVGMAALVLLTLPMTENLHPKEVNSLFEAPLAAYLMPLIGLLMAPIYPVINSVMLSSLDERQHAPMTGLIVVFSALGGTTGSLITGFVFEYIGGQQAFYLSLIPMSGIAVTLFLFKRRAQAQTSACAL